From Oncorhynchus mykiss isolate Arlee chromosome 6, USDA_OmykA_1.1, whole genome shotgun sequence, the proteins below share one genomic window:
- the LOC110525634 gene encoding leucine-rich repeat LGI family member 3 encodes MLDAGSRRVPEWLRLLAGLSLLLCLVGETGAKRVPKIPRCPVTCSCTKDSAFCVDTKAIPKSFPPGIISLTMVNAAFTTIPEGAFSHLHLLQFLLLNSNTFTVVADDAFAGLAHLQYLFVENNDVQALSKHTFRGLKSLTHLSLSNNNLQFLPRELFKYLDILTDLDLRGNSFRCDCKIKWLVDWMEKTNTSVPAIYCASPFEFQGRRIHDLTPRDFNCISADFAVYETFPFQSVSVESYEFNNNQFVAFAQPDTGFCTLFVWDHVEMVFRMYHNITARSAVYCKPVVINNTLYMVVAQLFGGSHIYKWEEDPQRFVKIQDIDTTRVRKPNFVETFQLDDEWYFAVADSSKAGSTSIYRWNSNGFYSHQSLHPWHRDTHVEFLDVEGKQRLILSSASQPPVVYQWNRSLRQFAFHSQITETFDVQMVKHFWVRNVLYLCLTRFIGDSKILRWEGQRYVEIQTLPSRGSMAVYPFTVGPRQYLLLGSDFSFSRVYLWDDLTQRFQPFQELNMRAPRAFSLVSVDNKDMLLAASFKGNTLAYQHLIVDLSAK; translated from the exons ATGCTGGATGCCGGATCGAGAAGGGTCCCGGAATGGCTGAGGCTGTTGGCCGGCCTAAGTCTGCTTCTCTGCCTGGTGGGGGAGACAGGGGCCAAGAGGGTCCCCAAAATCCCCCGTTGTCCTGTCACCTGCTCCTGCACCAAAGACAGTGCCTTCTGTGTGGATACCAAGGCTATCCCCAAGAGCTTTCCCCCTGGGATCATCTCTCT GACAATGGTGAATGCAGCCTTCACTACAATCCCAGAGGGAGCCTTCTCCCACCTGCACCTGCTGCAGTTCCT TCTTCTGAACTCCAATACCTTCACTGTGGTGGCTGATGATGCCTTTGCAGGTCTGGCACACCTGCAGTACCT ATTTGTAGAGAACAATGACGTTCAAGCCCTGTCAAAGCATACCTTCAGAGGGCTTAAATCCTTGACTCACCT TTCTCTGTCAAATAATAACCTGCAGTTCCTTCCAAGAGAACTCTTCAAATATCTTGATATTTTGACAGACTT AGACCTGCGGGGTAACTCGTTCCGCTGTGACTGTAAAATCAAGTGGCTGGTGGACTGGATGGAGAAGACCAACACCTCTGTCCCTGCCATCTACTGTGCCAGCCCATTTGAGTTCCAAGGTCGCAGAATCCATGATCTCACCCCAcgagacttcaactgtatcagtgCAG ACTTTGCCGTTTATGAGACTTTTCCCTTCCAGTCTGTGTCAGTGGAGTCCTATGAATTCAACAACAATCAGTTTGTGGCCTTCGCCCAGCCTGATACTGGGTTCTGTACACTGTTTGTATGGGATCATGTGGAAATGGTCTTCCGGATGTACCATAATATAACAG CTCGCTCCGCTGTCTACTGCAAGCCTGTGGTCATAAACAACACTCTTTACATGGTTGTGGCTCAACTTTTTGGAGGATCCCACATCTACAA GTGGGAAGAGGACCCACAGCGATTTGTGAAGATTCAGGACATTGACACCACACGTGTGAGGAAACCCAACTTTGTTGAGACCTTCCAGCTGGATGATGAGTGGTACTTTGCCGTGGCAGACAGTTCCAAGGCAGGCTCTACGAGCATATACCGCTGGAACAGCAATGGTTTCTACTCCCACCAATCCCTTCATCCCTGGCATCGTGACACCCATGTGGAGTTCCTAGATGTGGAAGGGAAGCAGCGTCTCATTCTCTCCAGTGCCTCTCAGCCCCCAGTGGTTTACCAGTGGAACCGCAGCCTGCGCCAGTTTGCCTTTCATTCCCAAATCACTGAGACTTTCGACGTGCAGATGGTCAAGCATTTCTGGGTGCGCAACGTTCTCTACCTTTGCCTTACACGCTTCATTGGTGACTCCAAGATTCTCCGATGGGAGGGGCAGCGCTATGTTGAGATTCAGACCCTGCCCTCACGTGGCTCCATGGCTGTGTATCCATTCACTGTGGGCCCCCGACAGTATCTTCTCCTAGGGAGTGATTTCTCCTTCTCTCGAGTTTACCTGTGGGATGACCTCACCCAGCGCTTCCAGCCCTTCCAGGAGCTCAACATGAGAGCACCCCGGGCCTTCAGCTTGGTGTCTGTGGACAACAAAGACATGCTGCTGGCAGCCAGCTTTAAAGGCAACACCCTAGCCTACCAGCACCTAATAGTGGATCTCAGTGCCAAATAG
- the LOC110525635 gene encoding charged multivesicular body protein 7 produces MVPSNLGEEMSTKVTLPPEWEDDERMNFLFSDFKENRDVNTKDWDSKIDFWTSLILKICRSRGTVCFNLQELNKIFQRKGFVPLGLGTVIRCMARCGKIQRESEFAANVDCGWVSWGFGLLLVKPLKWTFSTLLGSSGVTLEESFVVIELVKEKAAELLGVYWSSPVANCSLLSFQELQTLSSHVCIDESTLCMALLQLQREKQVTVSLHEGEKIVKFSQPGQDRVSSVSDVDLGIYQLQRSERLLEVRVEALGLEAEKCKEEARVLLREGKKSQALRYLRSRKRVERKADGLNAQLENVKGILDRIANSETDKLVIQAYQAGVSALRLSLKDGTVEGAESLVDQIQELCDTQDEMNQTLAGGALNSTDADTDELEDELRSLLESSTLDRPSTLPEVPSHPLSPVRESGSICDDLLCALPLVPQSLFNITDEELDKELSRLTLADTCLQEKDCTAPVKRAESAQ; encoded by the exons ATGGTTCCATCAAATCTTGGGGAAGAAATGTCTACTAAAGTAACGTTGCCACCTGAGTGGGAGGACGATGAACGGATGAATTTCCTATTCTCCGACTTCAAAGAAAACCGAGATGTCAACACAAAAGATTGGGACAGTAAAATTGATTTCTGGACATCACTCATTCTTAAAATCTGTCGAAGTCGCGGAACCGTCTGTTTTAATTTGCAAGAGTTGAACAAGATTTTTCAGAGAAAAGGATTTGTACCATTGGGTTTGGGTACTGTCATTCGGTGCATGGCTAG GTGCGGCAAGATACAAAGAGAGTCAGAGTTTGCAGCAAATGTGGACTGTGGGTGGGTGTCTTGGGGTTTTGGCCTGTTGCTGGTGAAGCCTTTAAAATGGACATTTTCAACTCTTCTGGGTAGCAGTGGGGTTACTTTGGAGGAGTCGTTTGTTGTCATTGAACTGGTAAAG GAAAAGGCAGCAGAATTGCTTGGTGTCTACTGGAGTTCCCCAGTGGCCAACTGCTCTCTCCTGTCCTTCCAGGAGCTCCAGACACTGTCGTCCCATGTGTGTATTGATGAGAGTACCCTGTGTATGGCTCTGCTACAGCTGCAGAGGGAGAAGCAGGTCACAGTATCACTGCATGAAGGCGAGAAG ATTGTTAAGTTTTCTCAGCCAGGACAGGACCGTGTGTCTTCAGTCAGTGATGTGGACCTAGGCATCTATCAGCTACAGCGCAGTGAGAGACTGCTTGAAGTGCGGGTGGAGGCATTGGGTCTAGAGGCAGAGAA GTGTAAAGAAGAAGCTAGGGTGTTGCTACGCGAAGGGAAGAAATCTCAG GCCCTGAGGTATTTGAGAAGCCGAAAGAGAGTTGAGAGGAAAGCAGACGGCTTAAATGCCCAGCTGGAGAATGTGAAGGGAATCTTGGACAGGATAGCAAACTCAGAGACAGACAAACTG GTGATACAGGCATATCAGGCTGGAGTGTCAGCCCTGCGACTCTCTCTGAAGGATGGGACTGTAGAAGGAGCTGAGAGCCTTGTGGATCAAATCCAAGAG TTGTGTGACACTCAGGATGAAATGAACCAAACTCTGGCTGGTGGAGCGCTCAACTCAA CGGATGCCGACACAGACGAGCTGGAGGATGAGCTGAGATCTTTATTGGAGAGCTCTACTCTGGATAGGCCTTCCACACTTCCTGAAGTACCGTCACACCCTCTTTCACCTGTCAGGGAATCTGGTTCCATTTGTGATGATCTGCTGTGTGCTTTGCCCTTAGTCCCTCAAAGCCTCTTCAATATCACAGATGAGGAACTGGACAAAGAGCTGAGCCGTCTAACACTTGCAGATACAT GTCTTCAAGAAAAAGATTGTACCGCGCCAGTGAAGAGGGCTGAGTCTGCACAGTGA